Proteins co-encoded in one Hymenobacter swuensis DY53 genomic window:
- the hflX gene encoding GTPase HflX produces the protein MAKASKHDTYETAPEAETAILVAVPDKRQADARTQEYLDELAFLAETAGAIVTKRFVQRLEKPDIRTFVGEGKLAEIKAYVDHSGASMVIFDDDLSPSQLRNLEAELQVKIVDRSLLIIDIFASRAKSATARTQVELAQYQYLLPRLTGLWTHLDKQRGGGVSQRGPGETEIETDRRVVRERIDFLKERLKELDKQSQTQRKSRTGMVRVALVGYTNVGKSTIMNLLSRADVFAENKLFATVDSTVRKVVLETVPFLLSDTVGFIRKLPTRLIESFKSTLDEIREADLLLHVVDISHPSFEEHIAVVNDTLKDINAADKPMLLIFNKIDLYNPEVTAEHHGGFEGMNEEEEETPRPTLEQLKATYMAKLHDPVIFISAQERENVDELRAMLTRRVAAIHAERYPSVQPISPDNEEWQS, from the coding sequence TTGGCCAAAGCCTCCAAACACGACACCTACGAAACCGCCCCGGAAGCCGAAACCGCCATTCTGGTGGCCGTACCCGACAAGCGCCAGGCTGATGCCCGCACCCAGGAATACCTCGACGAGCTGGCCTTTCTGGCCGAAACGGCTGGGGCCATAGTCACCAAACGTTTTGTACAGCGCCTCGAAAAGCCCGATATCCGCACCTTCGTGGGTGAAGGAAAGCTGGCCGAAATCAAGGCCTACGTCGACCATAGCGGGGCCAGCATGGTTATCTTCGATGATGACCTATCGCCTTCCCAACTGCGCAACCTGGAGGCTGAGCTGCAGGTAAAAATTGTGGACCGTTCCCTGCTTATCATCGATATTTTCGCCAGCCGGGCCAAGTCGGCTACAGCTCGCACACAGGTGGAGCTGGCCCAGTACCAATACTTGCTGCCCCGCCTAACCGGCCTCTGGACTCACCTGGACAAGCAGCGCGGCGGCGGCGTAAGCCAGCGCGGACCGGGAGAAACGGAAATCGAGACGGACCGCCGCGTGGTGCGGGAGCGAATCGACTTCCTGAAGGAGCGCCTTAAGGAGTTGGACAAGCAGAGCCAGACCCAGCGCAAGTCGCGTACGGGTATGGTGCGGGTAGCCCTGGTGGGTTATACCAACGTGGGCAAAAGCACCATTATGAACCTGCTGAGCCGGGCCGACGTGTTTGCCGAAAACAAGCTCTTTGCCACCGTCGACTCCACGGTGCGCAAGGTAGTGCTCGAAACTGTGCCCTTTCTGCTGTCCGACACAGTAGGCTTTATTCGCAAGCTGCCCACCCGCCTCATCGAAAGCTTTAAAAGCACGCTCGATGAAATCCGGGAAGCTGACTTGCTGCTTCATGTGGTCGACATTTCGCACCCTTCCTTCGAGGAGCACATTGCGGTGGTGAACGATACGCTCAAGGACATCAACGCGGCCGACAAGCCCATGCTACTCATCTTCAACAAGATTGACCTCTACAACCCCGAAGTGACGGCAGAGCACCACGGCGGTTTTGAAGGCATGAATGAGGAAGAAGAGGAAACGCCCCGTCCCACGCTGGAGCAGCTCAAGGCTACCTACATGGCCAAACTTCACGACCCGGTTATCTTCATCTCGGCTCAGGAACGGGAGAATGTGGACGAGCTGCGCGCTATGCTCACGCGCCGCGTGGCGGCCATTCACGCCGAGCGGTACCCATCGGTGCAACCCATCAGCCCCGATAACGAGGAGTGGCAGAGCTAA
- a CDS encoding M43 family zinc metalloprotease, which yields MNKTFYSLSLGLACLTSFSALAQHSVRANILAFGQQTTQSAGRQCATMEVLNAQLAADPQMAQRMAAVEAQTNRFAANPDVRRTAAAVTIPVVVHVLYNTAVQDVSDAQVQAQIDVLNQDFAKTNADASLIPTAFAGLAANTNVQFTLAKRTPTGTATNGIIHKYTKTTSWSSNDAVKNPKRGGDAPWDATKYLNIWVCNLGQGLLGYAQFPGGSTSTDGVVVLYSSLPGGSAAPYNKGRTATHEVGHYLNLRHIWGDASCGNDLVSDTPTQQTSNYGCPSFPKVTCSNGPNGDMFMNYMDYTDDACMYMFSNGQSTRMNALFASGGARIGLATSNGGTAPLVATSAPVEQLQVFPNPATDQLSIRTALNTPASNWQAKVYDLSGFEMKQTHTSTEGTLDVSALPAGFYHLVLTDGINTQHQRFRKE from the coding sequence ATGAACAAAACCTTTTACTCTCTCTCGCTCGGTCTGGCATGTCTTACGTCGTTTTCGGCACTGGCCCAGCACAGCGTACGCGCTAACATCCTCGCCTTCGGTCAGCAGACAACTCAATCGGCAGGTCGCCAGTGCGCTACCATGGAAGTACTGAACGCTCAGCTCGCTGCCGATCCGCAGATGGCCCAGCGTATGGCCGCCGTTGAGGCACAAACCAACCGCTTCGCCGCCAACCCCGACGTGCGTCGTACCGCCGCCGCCGTTACCATTCCGGTGGTTGTGCACGTACTTTATAACACTGCGGTTCAGGACGTGTCGGATGCTCAGGTGCAGGCGCAGATTGATGTTCTCAACCAGGACTTCGCCAAGACTAACGCCGATGCTTCCCTGATTCCGACCGCTTTTGCCGGCCTAGCCGCCAACACGAACGTGCAGTTCACCCTGGCCAAGCGGACGCCCACCGGCACTGCTACCAATGGTATCATTCACAAATACACCAAAACCACTTCCTGGAGCTCTAACGACGCGGTAAAAAATCCCAAGCGCGGCGGCGATGCGCCGTGGGACGCTACCAAATACCTCAACATCTGGGTGTGCAACCTGGGCCAGGGCCTGTTGGGCTACGCGCAGTTTCCCGGCGGCTCAACCAGCACCGATGGCGTGGTAGTACTGTATTCCTCACTGCCTGGCGGCTCGGCGGCTCCGTACAACAAAGGCCGCACGGCTACTCACGAAGTGGGCCATTATCTGAATCTGCGCCACATCTGGGGTGATGCCAGCTGCGGCAATGACCTAGTGAGCGACACGCCCACTCAGCAGACCAGTAACTATGGCTGCCCTTCCTTCCCGAAAGTAACTTGCTCCAACGGGCCGAACGGCGACATGTTCATGAACTATATGGACTACACCGACGACGCCTGCATGTACATGTTCTCCAACGGTCAGTCGACGCGCATGAACGCGCTGTTTGCTTCCGGGGGAGCCCGTATAGGTCTTGCCACTTCCAATGGTGGCACCGCGCCGCTGGTAGCTACCTCCGCTCCTGTTGAGCAGCTGCAGGTATTCCCAAACCCTGCCACCGACCAGCTCTCCATCCGGACGGCGCTGAACACGCCCGCCAGCAACTGGCAGGCGAAAGTGTACGACCTGAGCGGTTTCGAAATGAAGCAGACGCATACCTCTACCGAAGGTACGCTGGACGTATCGGCTCTGCCGGCTGGGTTCTACCACCTTGTTCTGACGGATGGTATCAACACGCAGCACCAGCGTTTCCGCAAAGAATAG
- a CDS encoding glycosyltransferase family 4 protein, protein MRVAIVINTSWNIWNFRRSLVKALQAAGHEVLAIAPPDAYSERLETELGCRFVPIPMENKGTNPVKDAALTRRFYRIYRRERPDVVLHYTIKPNIYGTLAARLAGIPSVNNVSGLGTVFIVKNLVSKVALGLYRFAFQFPKRVFFQNGDDRQLFLENGLVDQRITDLLPGSGVDTDRFRPDPAYQRQEPFVFLMIGRVLYEKGVEEYFEAAQLVREAVPGTRVQLLGGIDESGGVGVKRAIFEEWLQAGNVEYLGTSDNVADLIRQADCVVLPSYREGTPKTLLEAAAMGKPIVTTNVPGCRETVVDGQNGLLCEVRNASDLAAKMLQVLRLPVSGLAQMGRAGRQLAETKFDERLVLNKYLEVVREVTAGHSGRR, encoded by the coding sequence ATGCGCGTTGCCATTGTCATTAACACCAGCTGGAACATCTGGAATTTTCGTCGGAGCCTAGTAAAGGCGCTACAGGCGGCTGGCCACGAGGTGCTGGCCATTGCTCCGCCCGACGCGTATTCTGAGCGACTGGAAACCGAGCTGGGTTGCCGTTTCGTGCCCATTCCAATGGAGAACAAGGGGACCAATCCGGTGAAGGATGCCGCGCTTACCCGCCGTTTCTACCGGATTTACCGCCGGGAACGGCCGGATGTGGTGCTGCACTACACCATCAAGCCCAACATTTACGGCACCCTGGCCGCCCGCCTGGCCGGCATCCCGAGCGTGAACAACGTGTCGGGCCTGGGCACGGTGTTCATTGTGAAAAACCTGGTGAGCAAGGTGGCGTTAGGCCTCTACCGCTTCGCCTTTCAGTTTCCGAAACGGGTGTTCTTTCAGAATGGCGACGACCGGCAGCTGTTTCTCGAAAACGGCCTAGTAGACCAGCGCATCACCGACCTGTTGCCCGGCTCCGGCGTGGATACCGACCGGTTCCGGCCCGACCCGGCTTACCAGCGCCAGGAGCCGTTCGTGTTCCTGATGATCGGGCGCGTGCTTTACGAGAAAGGGGTGGAAGAGTACTTCGAGGCGGCCCAGCTGGTGCGCGAGGCTGTGCCCGGCACACGGGTGCAGCTGCTGGGCGGCATTGATGAAAGCGGCGGCGTGGGCGTGAAGCGGGCCATCTTCGAGGAGTGGCTGCAGGCCGGCAACGTGGAGTACCTGGGTACCTCCGATAACGTGGCCGACCTGATCCGGCAGGCCGACTGCGTGGTGCTGCCGTCTTACCGTGAGGGTACGCCCAAAACCCTGCTGGAAGCGGCGGCAATGGGCAAACCCATCGTGACGACCAATGTGCCCGGCTGCCGCGAAACCGTGGTCGACGGCCAGAACGGGCTGCTCTGCGAAGTGCGCAATGCTTCGGACCTGGCCGCCAAAATGCTGCAGGTTCTCCGCCTGCCTGTCTCCGGCCTGGCGCAGATGGGGCGGGCCGGACGTCAGCTGGCCGAAACCAAGTTCGATGAGCGGCTGGTCCTCAACAAATATCTGGAGGTGGTGCGCGAAGTAACCGCCGGGCATTCCGGCCGCCGGTAA
- a CDS encoding c-type cytochrome: protein MSAPVLLLSLHTLLVCVAFLFFGYKLMLLLTGRQEPLRQLRARTRWADSVLLGTSLLSGLSVWATAPAIGLGFLVLLLGAVALLLACVWMLRRESAYLAVGNLLGAVVLYSSTLYLTLPKVLPNQLRQPETAAPSASGRAEATATPDAAAPIDTATGNPVQLAEDAGSAPAAAPPVLAAGNALYTQNCAVCHGSDGRLGLNGARDLTKSNLNAAGRTYQVANGSISKKMPAFQGKLTEEEIQQVVEYSLTLR, encoded by the coding sequence TTGTCTGCTCCCGTTCTGCTGCTAAGCCTGCATACGCTACTTGTGTGTGTGGCGTTCCTGTTCTTTGGCTATAAGCTTATGTTGCTGCTGACGGGCCGCCAGGAGCCGCTCCGCCAACTACGCGCCCGTACCCGCTGGGCCGACAGCGTGCTGCTGGGAACTAGCCTGCTCAGTGGCCTGAGCGTGTGGGCCACTGCCCCTGCTATTGGACTGGGGTTCCTAGTCTTGCTGCTGGGCGCGGTGGCGCTTTTGCTGGCTTGTGTCTGGATGCTACGCCGTGAAAGTGCTTATCTGGCTGTCGGCAACCTGCTGGGTGCCGTAGTACTGTACAGTTCCACACTTTACCTGACGCTTCCCAAGGTACTGCCTAACCAACTCCGGCAGCCAGAAACGGCGGCGCCTTCAGCCTCCGGTCGGGCCGAAGCTACTGCCACACCCGATGCGGCTGCCCCCATCGACACGGCCACTGGCAACCCGGTGCAACTGGCCGAAGACGCTGGCTCGGCTCCTGCGGCTGCCCCGCCCGTACTGGCGGCGGGGAATGCTTTGTACACGCAGAACTGCGCCGTCTGCCACGGCTCTGATGGCCGGCTGGGCCTCAACGGTGCCCGCGACCTGACCAAGAGCAACCTCAACGCCGCTGGCCGCACGTATCAGGTGGCCAATGGCAGCATCAGCAAGAAGATGCCGGCTTTCCAAGGTAAGCTCACTGAGGAGGAAATACAGCAGGTAGTAGAGTACTCTCTGACGCTACGGTAA
- a CDS encoding UDP-N-acetylmuramoyl-tripeptide--D-alanyl-D-alanine ligase: MADLTALYARFRESSAVSTDSRQPQEGTLFFALNGPTFRGRDFAPQALAQGARYAVVDDEALANTNPERYTYVPDPLVALQELAHYHRRQLIMPVLAITGSNGKTTTKELVHAVLSRRYQVQYTRGNLNNHIGVPLTLLSIRPGEHELAIVEMGANHQGEIELLCRLAEPTHGLITNIGKAHLEGFGGVEGIVKGKGELFRFLEQVGGTAFVNTLDARLPGMAAALPEQITYPGPTDTYPAELVSAAPQVVLRLFNGDTVEAQITGGYNFPNLAAAAAVGAYFEVPATDIGEALAGYAPTNNRSQLVRTAHNEVLLDAYNANPSSMAAALHSFATRPGRPEDKVVILGDMFELGTESQREHAALGHLLADLLLGTVVVIGEEMRQAAATNRAAQYFPTKPAAVAWLQSHPLRSRQILIKGSRGMGLETLLELL, translated from the coding sequence ATGGCAGACCTCACGGCGCTTTACGCCCGTTTCCGGGAATCTTCGGCCGTCAGCACCGACTCGCGCCAACCCCAGGAGGGCACCCTTTTTTTTGCCCTGAACGGCCCCACCTTCCGGGGCCGCGACTTTGCCCCACAGGCCTTAGCTCAAGGGGCCCGCTACGCCGTGGTAGACGACGAAGCCCTGGCCAATACTAACCCGGAACGCTACACCTATGTTCCCGACCCACTGGTGGCCCTGCAAGAACTGGCCCACTACCACCGTCGGCAGCTGATTATGCCGGTGTTGGCCATTACGGGCTCTAACGGCAAAACCACTACCAAGGAGCTAGTGCACGCGGTATTGAGCCGCCGCTACCAGGTGCAGTACACGCGGGGCAACCTTAATAACCACATTGGCGTGCCACTGACCCTGCTCAGCATCCGTCCCGGCGAGCATGAGCTGGCTATTGTGGAGATGGGGGCCAACCACCAGGGCGAAATCGAGCTGCTGTGCCGGCTGGCGGAGCCCACCCACGGCCTCATTACCAACATCGGAAAAGCTCACCTGGAAGGTTTTGGCGGCGTAGAGGGCATTGTAAAAGGCAAGGGAGAGCTGTTCCGGTTTCTGGAGCAGGTAGGCGGCACCGCCTTCGTGAATACGCTGGATGCCCGCCTACCGGGCATGGCGGCTGCCCTACCGGAGCAGATTACCTATCCGGGCCCGACTGATACGTATCCGGCAGAACTCGTCAGTGCCGCGCCTCAGGTTGTGTTGCGGCTGTTCAATGGGGATACGGTGGAAGCTCAGATTACGGGCGGCTACAACTTCCCTAACCTGGCCGCCGCCGCTGCTGTGGGGGCATATTTTGAGGTTCCGGCCACCGATATCGGGGAGGCCCTGGCCGGCTATGCCCCTACCAATAACCGCTCCCAGCTGGTCCGCACGGCTCACAACGAGGTGCTGCTGGATGCCTACAACGCCAACCCCAGCAGCATGGCGGCAGCCTTGCACAGCTTTGCCACCCGCCCCGGCCGCCCCGAGGACAAAGTGGTCATCCTCGGCGACATGTTTGAGCTGGGCACCGAAAGCCAACGGGAGCACGCGGCACTGGGGCATCTGCTGGCCGATCTGCTTCTGGGTACCGTGGTAGTCATTGGTGAGGAGATGCGGCAGGCTGCCGCAACCAACAGGGCCGCGCAGTATTTTCCCACTAAGCCGGCAGCCGTAGCCTGGCTCCAAAGCCATCCGCTCCGGAGCCGCCAGATCCTAATCAAGGGCTCCCGGGGCATGGGTCTGGAAACGTTGCTGGAGCTGCTCTAG
- the rfbC gene encoding dTDP-4-dehydrorhamnose 3,5-epimerase, giving the protein MEFKYFDIPGVVEILPRVFGDARGAFFESFSTQKMEAAGITGNWVQDNQSRSDRGVVRGLHFQKPPYAQAKLVRVAAGRALDVIVDIRRDSPTYGQHVSVVLDSERFNMLYVPEGFAHGFTALEDNTLFLYKCTNYYAPQAEGGLLWNDSALAIDWGVQTPTISAKDQILPTLAELESPF; this is encoded by the coding sequence ATGGAATTTAAATACTTCGACATCCCAGGAGTGGTAGAAATCCTGCCACGCGTGTTTGGCGACGCCCGGGGAGCTTTTTTCGAGTCGTTTAGCACCCAGAAAATGGAGGCGGCCGGTATTACAGGTAACTGGGTGCAGGACAACCAGTCACGCTCCGATCGGGGCGTGGTGCGGGGGCTGCACTTTCAGAAGCCTCCTTATGCCCAGGCCAAGCTGGTGCGCGTAGCCGCCGGCCGTGCTCTGGATGTAATTGTGGATATCCGCCGCGACTCGCCCACCTATGGCCAACACGTATCGGTAGTGCTGGATTCGGAGCGGTTCAATATGCTGTACGTGCCAGAGGGATTTGCCCACGGCTTTACGGCGCTGGAAGACAACACCCTCTTCCTCTACAAGTGCACAAACTACTACGCCCCGCAAGCGGAAGGTGGGCTGCTTTGGAACGACTCCGCCCTGGCCATCGACTGGGGAGTGCAAACGCCTACCATTTCTGCCAAAGACCAGATCCTGCCCACGCTGGCTGAGCTGGAAAGTCCATTTTAA
- a CDS encoding GEVED domain-containing protein produces the protein MKKTIYSLALAFLGLGASLSAEAQTRQCSTMENLAAQLAADPAMAQRMAAIENQTSSFVDNPLALRTSAVVTIPVVVHVLYNTTAQNVSDAQIQSQIAVLNEDFNKLNADVSKTPSAFAGLAANVGIQFVLAKQTPTGAATTGIERKSTTRTSWGTDDAMKKVSTGGLDAWNSAKYLNLWVCNLSGGVLGYAQFPGGAAATDGVVILSSGFGRNGSAAAPFNLGRTATHEVGHWLNLRHIWGDASCGNDLVSDTPTQQTSNGGCPSFPKVTCSNGPNGDMFMNYMDYTDDACMYMFSNGQSSRMNALFATGGARAGLLTSTGGTAPGGGGTPTTPTYCASKGTNVSYEWVDFVQLGSISRTSGANAGYYDGTALGTTVTAGSSQTISYSAGYASTAYTEYWKIYIDYNQDGDFIDSGELVASRSSASASTLTSTFTVPATAKNGKTRLRVVMSDASATTSCNSYSYGETEDYSITISGGTARQSVASAESVGYRIFPNPATDVLNIEVPASIDNKAVTVTVYDVRGAQMKQVSFDGNLLNVGTLAKGVYTLRIADGQQVTHQRFIKE, from the coding sequence ATGAAGAAAACCATTTACTCACTCGCTCTGGCTTTCCTGGGTCTGGGGGCTTCTCTCTCGGCTGAGGCCCAGACGCGCCAGTGCTCCACCATGGAAAATCTGGCCGCCCAGCTGGCCGCCGACCCGGCCATGGCTCAACGCATGGCCGCCATTGAGAACCAGACAAGCTCCTTTGTCGATAACCCGCTGGCTCTGCGTACTTCGGCCGTGGTGACTATTCCGGTTGTGGTGCATGTGCTGTATAATACTACCGCTCAGAACGTTTCGGATGCCCAAATTCAGTCGCAGATTGCCGTGCTGAACGAGGACTTCAATAAGCTGAACGCCGACGTAAGCAAAACGCCTTCTGCTTTTGCCGGCTTAGCCGCCAACGTAGGCATCCAGTTCGTACTGGCTAAGCAAACCCCAACCGGAGCCGCTACCACCGGCATCGAGCGGAAATCGACGACCCGCACCAGCTGGGGCACCGATGACGCCATGAAGAAGGTAAGCACCGGCGGCCTCGACGCCTGGAACTCGGCCAAGTACCTTAACCTGTGGGTATGTAACCTCTCGGGCGGCGTATTGGGCTATGCCCAGTTCCCCGGCGGCGCGGCTGCTACCGACGGTGTAGTTATCCTGAGCTCAGGCTTTGGCCGGAATGGCTCGGCAGCGGCTCCGTTCAACCTGGGCCGCACCGCCACCCACGAGGTAGGACACTGGCTGAACCTGCGCCACATCTGGGGCGACGCCAGCTGCGGCAACGACCTGGTGAGCGACACGCCCACTCAGCAGACCAGCAACGGCGGCTGCCCCTCCTTCCCGAAAGTAACCTGCTCCAACGGGCCGAACGGCGACATGTTCATGAACTACATGGACTACACCGACGACGCCTGCATGTACATGTTCTCCAACGGTCAGTCGTCGCGCATGAATGCGCTGTTCGCTACGGGTGGAGCCCGTGCCGGACTGCTCACTTCTACCGGTGGGACGGCTCCCGGCGGTGGCGGCACACCTACCACGCCCACGTATTGCGCCAGCAAAGGCACCAACGTATCCTACGAGTGGGTTGATTTTGTACAGCTCGGTTCCATCAGCCGTACTTCGGGTGCCAATGCCGGCTACTACGACGGTACGGCTTTGGGCACCACGGTAACGGCCGGTTCCTCGCAGACCATCAGCTACTCGGCCGGTTACGCTTCCACGGCGTACACCGAATACTGGAAAATCTACATCGACTACAACCAGGACGGTGACTTCATCGATTCGGGCGAGCTGGTAGCCAGCCGCAGCAGTGCATCGGCCAGCACCCTCACCAGCACCTTCACGGTGCCTGCCACGGCCAAAAACGGCAAAACCCGCCTGCGCGTAGTTATGAGCGACGCTTCTGCCACTACCAGCTGCAACAGCTACAGCTACGGCGAAACCGAAGATTACAGCATCACCATTTCGGGCGGCACGGCGCGTCAGAGCGTAGCTTCGGCCGAATCGGTGGGTTACCGCATCTTCCCGAACCCGGCTACCGATGTGCTCAACATTGAAGTACCAGCTTCCATCGACAACAAAGCCGTAACAGTGACGGTGTACGATGTGCGCGGTGCCCAGATGAAGCAGGTAAGCTTCGATGGCAACCTACTCAACGTAGGCACGCTGGCGAAGGGCGTATACACCCTGCGGATTGCCGATGGGCAGCAGGTAACGCACCAGCGGTTCATCAAGGAATAA
- a CDS encoding SixA phosphatase family protein, translating into MKTLYLMRHAKSSWSFDDLSDKQRPLNDRGRDDAPLMGQALAKRDITLDLLVSSPAVRALSTAALVAHELEYPADKIAVLEAIYEATVPDLLAVVRQFPDTADSVLLVGHNNTLTDFANLLSPSEIPEMPTAAIVCLKFSTDQWARTDRANAEFYFFDKPKNQ; encoded by the coding sequence ATGAAAACGCTGTACCTGATGCGCCACGCCAAATCGAGCTGGAGCTTTGATGATTTGAGCGACAAGCAACGCCCCCTTAACGACCGGGGCCGCGACGATGCGCCGCTGATGGGCCAGGCCCTTGCCAAACGCGACATTACGCTCGATTTGCTGGTGTCCTCCCCGGCGGTGCGCGCCCTGAGTACGGCCGCCCTGGTAGCGCACGAGCTGGAATATCCGGCCGATAAAATAGCGGTGCTGGAGGCTATATACGAGGCCACGGTGCCGGACCTGCTGGCTGTTGTGCGCCAGTTTCCTGATACCGCCGACTCTGTGCTGCTGGTAGGCCACAACAATACGCTGACGGACTTTGCGAACCTGCTTTCCCCCAGTGAAATCCCGGAAATGCCTACCGCTGCCATTGTGTGCCTGAAATTCAGCACCGACCAGTGGGCACGCACTGACCGTGCTAACGCGGAGTTCTACTTCTTCGACAAACCGAAAAACCAATAA
- the ppk1 gene encoding polyphosphate kinase 1 yields the protein MSETKQAQPRLLNRELSWLTFNRRVLQEAQNPEVPLLERIKFLAIFSSNLDEYFKVRVATLRRLVKLKKKTRAKLGEDPAEQLHDLLQEVGRQQQEFGDTFRNQILPGLREEHIHLISEHDLSDEQHAWVQQYFRTNVQDLLSPIILDENLHHLFLRDQSVYLTFFLTQPENRKKHDGERVVAMELPAKRHGSRFVRLPDVGAERYVMFLDDVIRCCAQELFPKYQKVQVHAIKLSRDAELDIQEEVSGNLLAKIKSSLQKRETGFPARLLYDPAMPKEVLRAIMQKTGIGKEELVEGSRYHNFRDFFGFPDFGLAHLQYAPMPPLPHPTLPRTGAMLPAIAQRDHLLHPPYQSFDYVTRLLTEAAKDPQVSGISMTLYRVAGKSEVAKALLKAVKNGKQVTVVVELKARFDEESNMFWAEKLQKAGANVIFGIPDLKVHSKLLLITRAEEGHNRLYAYLSTGNFNEKTSELYADHGVFTSNPEITREVAEVFRYFHDRQDKAGAFQHLLVAPFELREKLVALIDAEIERARRGEDAYIILKLNALQDDRMILKLYEASEAGVRVELLIRGISCLIPDLDGQSRNISQRGMVDRFLEHARVYVFGNGGDEKVYVASSDWMARNLDRRVEVAFPILQPDLRAEVRHLLDLQRQDNVKARDWQNNFLGREQAAAEGRVRSQFDTYAYLKSLNKKPAARPRKPAAKS from the coding sequence ATGTCCGAAACCAAACAGGCGCAGCCCCGGCTGCTGAACCGCGAATTAAGCTGGCTGACGTTTAACCGTCGTGTGCTGCAGGAGGCTCAGAACCCCGAAGTACCGCTGCTGGAGCGCATTAAGTTTCTGGCCATCTTCAGCAGCAACCTCGATGAGTATTTCAAGGTGCGCGTGGCCACCCTGCGCCGCCTGGTGAAGCTCAAAAAGAAAACCCGCGCCAAACTGGGCGAAGACCCCGCCGAGCAGCTCCATGACCTGCTGCAGGAGGTGGGCCGCCAGCAGCAGGAATTCGGCGACACGTTCCGCAACCAGATTCTGCCGGGCCTGCGCGAGGAGCATATTCACCTTATTTCGGAGCATGACCTGAGCGACGAGCAGCATGCCTGGGTGCAGCAATATTTCCGGACCAATGTGCAGGACTTACTTTCGCCCATTATTCTGGATGAAAACCTGCACCACCTGTTTCTGCGCGACCAGAGCGTATACCTGACCTTTTTCCTGACCCAGCCCGAGAACCGCAAAAAGCACGACGGCGAGCGGGTGGTGGCTATGGAGCTACCCGCTAAGCGCCACGGCAGCCGCTTTGTGCGCCTGCCCGACGTGGGTGCCGAGCGGTACGTGATGTTCCTCGACGACGTGATTCGCTGCTGTGCCCAGGAGCTGTTTCCGAAGTACCAGAAGGTGCAGGTGCACGCTATCAAACTCTCCCGCGACGCCGAGCTGGATATTCAGGAGGAAGTATCGGGCAACCTGCTGGCCAAAATCAAAAGCAGCCTGCAGAAGCGTGAAACCGGCTTCCCCGCCCGCCTCCTCTATGACCCCGCCATGCCGAAGGAGGTGTTGCGGGCCATTATGCAGAAAACCGGCATTGGCAAGGAGGAGTTGGTGGAAGGCAGCCGCTACCACAACTTCCGCGACTTTTTTGGCTTCCCCGATTTTGGGCTGGCCCATTTGCAGTACGCCCCGATGCCGCCGCTGCCCCACCCCACGCTGCCCCGTACGGGAGCCATGCTGCCGGCTATTGCCCAGCGCGACCACCTGCTACACCCCCCCTACCAGTCCTTTGATTACGTAACGCGCCTGCTCACCGAGGCCGCCAAAGACCCGCAGGTAAGTGGTATCAGTATGACATTGTACCGGGTGGCGGGCAAGAGTGAAGTGGCCAAAGCCCTGCTGAAAGCCGTGAAAAACGGTAAGCAGGTAACGGTAGTGGTGGAGCTGAAAGCCCGCTTCGATGAGGAAAGCAATATGTTCTGGGCCGAGAAGCTCCAGAAAGCCGGGGCCAACGTCATCTTCGGGATTCCCGACCTTAAAGTACACAGCAAGCTGCTGCTCATCACGCGGGCCGAGGAAGGCCACAACCGGCTGTATGCGTACCTGAGCACGGGTAATTTCAACGAGAAAACCAGTGAGCTGTACGCCGACCATGGCGTGTTTACCAGCAACCCGGAAATTACGCGGGAAGTAGCCGAAGTATTCCGCTATTTCCATGACCGACAGGATAAAGCCGGCGCGTTCCAGCATCTGCTGGTAGCCCCGTTTGAGCTGCGCGAAAAACTGGTGGCACTGATAGACGCCGAGATTGAGCGCGCCCGGCGCGGGGAAGATGCCTACATTATTCTGAAGCTGAATGCGCTGCAGGATGACCGCATGATTCTCAAGCTGTACGAAGCCAGTGAGGCGGGTGTGCGGGTGGAATTGCTCATCCGGGGTATTTCCTGCCTGATTCCGGACCTGGACGGGCAGAGCCGCAACATCTCGCAGCGCGGCATGGTCGACCGGTTCCTGGAACACGCCCGGGTGTACGTGTTCGGTAATGGCGGCGACGAGAAAGTATACGTAGCTTCTTCTGACTGGATGGCCCGCAACCTGGACCGCCGGGTAGAAGTGGCCTTCCCGATTCTGCAGCCCGATCTGCGCGCCGAAGTCCGGCACCTGCTTGACCTGCAGCGCCAAGACAACGTGAAGGCCCGCGACTGGCAGAACAATTTCCTGGGCCGGGAGCAGGCTGCCGCAGAAGGCCGGGTCCGCTCCCAGTTCGACACCTATGCCTACCTCAAAAGCCTGAACAAAAAACCAGCTGCCCGCCCCCGCAAGCCGGCGGCCAAAAGCTGA